One Augochlora pura isolate Apur16 chromosome 10, APUR_v2.2.1, whole genome shotgun sequence DNA window includes the following coding sequences:
- the LOC144476133 gene encoding protein lin-9 homolog isoform X2, with amino-acid sequence MAELIESESAETLLSIKNGGYLTIDEIKTEIIDDDTMDMDDQQISNNSTDSHMDIEESDPIPELGPAALGLQRVGTQPPPKPNPPTQPVQVLNRRGMPARIRKKNKLFYDDILVNHPHHRIKKDPSHMDHKQSPKKITRTSPSKRQNKISNEHRKNNNMSNQPLTPSVTPIKQEKEPDKPVQPSSPDRRIGQKIGMRLRNLLKLPKAHKWVCYEWFYSNIDKTLFEGDNDFMICLKESFPQLKTRKLTRVEWCKIRRMMGKPRRCSQSFFEEERRELDRKRQKIRMLQQRKAADINGFKDLPPEIPLQLVIGTKVTARLRKPQDGLFTGSIDAVDTSNNTYRITFERAGLGTHSVPDYEVLSNEPPETISVASFAQKFRPRHIQYVPSPPYAMKLMSPRLNSDPLISNASVSLPKKSHIGGTMNGYPLKLLEFMVKVNKILVDKKIKIKKLKEMNSEAEKRRSFGEPLPPDFERRYAGIVVELEKMNTALQDFLNDVQELCQEMAPEPSVAAMLAPSHLREKCKQEATDMVAKNNIVNDKEPGKMTQLVTDLTALMLQVKSLSDSDQNAYELKVLQGTMEQIRSKLSPQNQQVFQNCVEIHMQHIQLGLGQRGALTPFMAQWA; translated from the exons ATGGCGGAGTTGATTGAAA gTGAATCAGCTGAAACATTGTTATCCATAAAAAATGGAGGATATCTAAcgatcgatgaaattaaaactgaaataattgacGATGACACAATGGATATGGATGACcaacaaatttcaaataattctacgGATTCACATATGGATATAGAGGAATCTGATCCAATTCCTGAACTCGGACCTGCTGCTTTAGGCTTACAAAGAGTAGGCACTCAACCTCCTCCAAAACCGAACCCACCTACACAACCCGTTCAAGTTTTGAATCGTAGAGGTATGCCAGCAagaataagaaagaaaaataaattattttatgatgaCATCTTAGTTAATCATCCTCATCATAG aataaaaaaggaTCCATCACATATGGATCATAAACAATCTCCTAAGAAAATCACTAGAACATCACCGTcaaaaagacaaaataaaatatctaatgaACACCGAAAGAACAATAATATGTCAAATCAACCATTGACACCTTCAGTAACACCAATTAAGCAAGAAAAGGAACCTGATAAACCAGTACAACCTTCGTCACCAGACCGTAGAATTGGACAAAAGATTGGTATgagattaagaaatttattgaaattaccaAAGGCACACAAATGGGTTTGCTACGAATGGTTTTATAGCAATATTGATAA AACACTTTTTGAAGGTGACAATGATTTTATGATATGTTTAAAAGAATCGTTTCCGCAATTGAAAACTCGGAAACTAACCCGAGTTGAATGgtgtaaaataagaagaatGATGGGCAAACCGCGAAGATGTTCTCAATCGTTCTTTGAAGAAGAAAGGCGAGAATTAGACAGGAAAAGGCAAAAAATTCGAATGCTGCAACAGCGAAAGGCTGCAGATATTAACGGTTTTAAAGATTTACCACCAGAAATACCATTGCAATTGGTAATAGGTACGAAAGTAACAGCAAGACTGAGAAAACCACAAGATGGTTTATTTACTGGGAGTATTGACGCAGTGGATACTAGTAATAACACTTACAGAATTACTTTTGAACGTGCTGGATTGGGAACGCACAGTGTCCCTGATTATGAAGTACTG tccAACGAACCACCAGAAACCATAAGTGTTGCTTCTTTTGCACAAAAATTTCGACCAAgacatatacaatatgtacCATCGCCACCATATGCAATGAAGCTAATGTCACCACGATTGAACAGTGATCCATTAATATCCAATGCATCTGTTTCATTACCAAAGAAATCACATATTGGTGGAACAATGAATGGATATCCtctaaaattacttgaatttatggtaaaagtaaataaaatattagttgataaaaagataaaaattaaaaaattaaaagagatGAATAGTGAAGCAGAAAAAAGACGGTCATTCGGAGAGCCGCTTCCACCAGACTTTGAACGAAGATATGCAGG AATTGTAGTTGAATTAGAAAAAATGAATACTGCTCTCCAAGATTTTTTGAACGACGTCCAAGAATTATGTCAAGAAATGGCCCCAGAACCTAGTGTTGCTGCTATGTTAGCCCCATCACATCTCCGCGAGAAATGTAAACAGGAAGCAACAGATATGGTtgcgaaaaataatattgttaatgaCAAAGAACCTGGGAAAATGACACAATTAGTAACAGACTTAACAGCTCTTATGCTTCAAGTGAag AGTTTGTCGGATTCAGACCAAAATGCATACGAGCTAAAAGTGTTACAGGGCACTATGGAACAAATACGTTCAAAATTGAGTCCACAAAATCAACAAGTTTTTCAAAACTGCGTTGAAATACATATGCAGCATATACAATTAGGTCTTGGACAAAGAGGTGCTTTAACACCATTTATGGCTCAATGGGCttag
- the LOC144476133 gene encoding protein lin-9 homolog isoform X3: MSTRESAETLLSIKNGGYLTIDEIKTEIIDDDTMDMDDQQISNNSTDSHMDIEESDPIPELGPAALGLQRVGTQPPPKPNPPTQPVQVLNRRGMPARIRKKNKLFYDDILVNHPHHRIKKDPSHMDHKQSPKKITRTSPSKRQNKISNEHRKNNNMSNQPLTPSVTPIKQEKEPDKPVQPSSPDRRIGQKIGMRLRNLLKLPKAHKWVCYEWFYSNIDKTLFEGDNDFMICLKESFPQLKTRKLTRVEWCKIRRMMGKPRRCSQSFFEEERRELDRKRQKIRMLQQRKAADINGFKDLPPEIPLQLVIGTKVTARLRKPQDGLFTGSIDAVDTSNNTYRITFERAGLGTHSVPDYEVLSNEPPETISVASFAQKFRPRHIQYVPSPPYAMKLMSPRLNSDPLISNASVSLPKKSHIGGTMNGYPLKLLEFMVKVNKILVDKKIKIKKLKEMNSEAEKRRSFGEPLPPDFERRYAGIVVELEKMNTALQDFLNDVQELCQEMAPEPSVAAMLAPSHLREKCKQEATDMVAKNNIVNDKEPGKMTQLVTDLTALMLQVKSLSDSDQNAYELKVLQGTMEQIRSKLSPQNQQVFQNCVEIHMQHIQLGLGQRGALTPFMAQWA; encoded by the exons ATGTCGACAC gTGAATCAGCTGAAACATTGTTATCCATAAAAAATGGAGGATATCTAAcgatcgatgaaattaaaactgaaataattgacGATGACACAATGGATATGGATGACcaacaaatttcaaataattctacgGATTCACATATGGATATAGAGGAATCTGATCCAATTCCTGAACTCGGACCTGCTGCTTTAGGCTTACAAAGAGTAGGCACTCAACCTCCTCCAAAACCGAACCCACCTACACAACCCGTTCAAGTTTTGAATCGTAGAGGTATGCCAGCAagaataagaaagaaaaataaattattttatgatgaCATCTTAGTTAATCATCCTCATCATAG aataaaaaaggaTCCATCACATATGGATCATAAACAATCTCCTAAGAAAATCACTAGAACATCACCGTcaaaaagacaaaataaaatatctaatgaACACCGAAAGAACAATAATATGTCAAATCAACCATTGACACCTTCAGTAACACCAATTAAGCAAGAAAAGGAACCTGATAAACCAGTACAACCTTCGTCACCAGACCGTAGAATTGGACAAAAGATTGGTATgagattaagaaatttattgaaattaccaAAGGCACACAAATGGGTTTGCTACGAATGGTTTTATAGCAATATTGATAA AACACTTTTTGAAGGTGACAATGATTTTATGATATGTTTAAAAGAATCGTTTCCGCAATTGAAAACTCGGAAACTAACCCGAGTTGAATGgtgtaaaataagaagaatGATGGGCAAACCGCGAAGATGTTCTCAATCGTTCTTTGAAGAAGAAAGGCGAGAATTAGACAGGAAAAGGCAAAAAATTCGAATGCTGCAACAGCGAAAGGCTGCAGATATTAACGGTTTTAAAGATTTACCACCAGAAATACCATTGCAATTGGTAATAGGTACGAAAGTAACAGCAAGACTGAGAAAACCACAAGATGGTTTATTTACTGGGAGTATTGACGCAGTGGATACTAGTAATAACACTTACAGAATTACTTTTGAACGTGCTGGATTGGGAACGCACAGTGTCCCTGATTATGAAGTACTG tccAACGAACCACCAGAAACCATAAGTGTTGCTTCTTTTGCACAAAAATTTCGACCAAgacatatacaatatgtacCATCGCCACCATATGCAATGAAGCTAATGTCACCACGATTGAACAGTGATCCATTAATATCCAATGCATCTGTTTCATTACCAAAGAAATCACATATTGGTGGAACAATGAATGGATATCCtctaaaattacttgaatttatggtaaaagtaaataaaatattagttgataaaaagataaaaattaaaaaattaaaagagatGAATAGTGAAGCAGAAAAAAGACGGTCATTCGGAGAGCCGCTTCCACCAGACTTTGAACGAAGATATGCAGG AATTGTAGTTGAATTAGAAAAAATGAATACTGCTCTCCAAGATTTTTTGAACGACGTCCAAGAATTATGTCAAGAAATGGCCCCAGAACCTAGTGTTGCTGCTATGTTAGCCCCATCACATCTCCGCGAGAAATGTAAACAGGAAGCAACAGATATGGTtgcgaaaaataatattgttaatgaCAAAGAACCTGGGAAAATGACACAATTAGTAACAGACTTAACAGCTCTTATGCTTCAAGTGAag AGTTTGTCGGATTCAGACCAAAATGCATACGAGCTAAAAGTGTTACAGGGCACTATGGAACAAATACGTTCAAAATTGAGTCCACAAAATCAACAAGTTTTTCAAAACTGCGTTGAAATACATATGCAGCATATACAATTAGGTCTTGGACAAAGAGGTGCTTTAACACCATTTATGGCTCAATGGGCttag
- the LOC144476133 gene encoding protein lin-9 homolog isoform X1: MLFIMFCSLRKVNESISLILALIRSTHTVYRTTCESAETLLSIKNGGYLTIDEIKTEIIDDDTMDMDDQQISNNSTDSHMDIEESDPIPELGPAALGLQRVGTQPPPKPNPPTQPVQVLNRRGMPARIRKKNKLFYDDILVNHPHHRIKKDPSHMDHKQSPKKITRTSPSKRQNKISNEHRKNNNMSNQPLTPSVTPIKQEKEPDKPVQPSSPDRRIGQKIGMRLRNLLKLPKAHKWVCYEWFYSNIDKTLFEGDNDFMICLKESFPQLKTRKLTRVEWCKIRRMMGKPRRCSQSFFEEERRELDRKRQKIRMLQQRKAADINGFKDLPPEIPLQLVIGTKVTARLRKPQDGLFTGSIDAVDTSNNTYRITFERAGLGTHSVPDYEVLSNEPPETISVASFAQKFRPRHIQYVPSPPYAMKLMSPRLNSDPLISNASVSLPKKSHIGGTMNGYPLKLLEFMVKVNKILVDKKIKIKKLKEMNSEAEKRRSFGEPLPPDFERRYAGIVVELEKMNTALQDFLNDVQELCQEMAPEPSVAAMLAPSHLREKCKQEATDMVAKNNIVNDKEPGKMTQLVTDLTALMLQVKSLSDSDQNAYELKVLQGTMEQIRSKLSPQNQQVFQNCVEIHMQHIQLGLGQRGALTPFMAQWA; the protein is encoded by the exons AtgctttttattatgttttgtaGCCTTCGTAAAGTCAATGAATCCATATCTTTGATTCTTGCACTAATCAGAAGTACACATACTGTTTACAGAACTACGT gTGAATCAGCTGAAACATTGTTATCCATAAAAAATGGAGGATATCTAAcgatcgatgaaattaaaactgaaataattgacGATGACACAATGGATATGGATGACcaacaaatttcaaataattctacgGATTCACATATGGATATAGAGGAATCTGATCCAATTCCTGAACTCGGACCTGCTGCTTTAGGCTTACAAAGAGTAGGCACTCAACCTCCTCCAAAACCGAACCCACCTACACAACCCGTTCAAGTTTTGAATCGTAGAGGTATGCCAGCAagaataagaaagaaaaataaattattttatgatgaCATCTTAGTTAATCATCCTCATCATAG aataaaaaaggaTCCATCACATATGGATCATAAACAATCTCCTAAGAAAATCACTAGAACATCACCGTcaaaaagacaaaataaaatatctaatgaACACCGAAAGAACAATAATATGTCAAATCAACCATTGACACCTTCAGTAACACCAATTAAGCAAGAAAAGGAACCTGATAAACCAGTACAACCTTCGTCACCAGACCGTAGAATTGGACAAAAGATTGGTATgagattaagaaatttattgaaattaccaAAGGCACACAAATGGGTTTGCTACGAATGGTTTTATAGCAATATTGATAA AACACTTTTTGAAGGTGACAATGATTTTATGATATGTTTAAAAGAATCGTTTCCGCAATTGAAAACTCGGAAACTAACCCGAGTTGAATGgtgtaaaataagaagaatGATGGGCAAACCGCGAAGATGTTCTCAATCGTTCTTTGAAGAAGAAAGGCGAGAATTAGACAGGAAAAGGCAAAAAATTCGAATGCTGCAACAGCGAAAGGCTGCAGATATTAACGGTTTTAAAGATTTACCACCAGAAATACCATTGCAATTGGTAATAGGTACGAAAGTAACAGCAAGACTGAGAAAACCACAAGATGGTTTATTTACTGGGAGTATTGACGCAGTGGATACTAGTAATAACACTTACAGAATTACTTTTGAACGTGCTGGATTGGGAACGCACAGTGTCCCTGATTATGAAGTACTG tccAACGAACCACCAGAAACCATAAGTGTTGCTTCTTTTGCACAAAAATTTCGACCAAgacatatacaatatgtacCATCGCCACCATATGCAATGAAGCTAATGTCACCACGATTGAACAGTGATCCATTAATATCCAATGCATCTGTTTCATTACCAAAGAAATCACATATTGGTGGAACAATGAATGGATATCCtctaaaattacttgaatttatggtaaaagtaaataaaatattagttgataaaaagataaaaattaaaaaattaaaagagatGAATAGTGAAGCAGAAAAAAGACGGTCATTCGGAGAGCCGCTTCCACCAGACTTTGAACGAAGATATGCAGG AATTGTAGTTGAATTAGAAAAAATGAATACTGCTCTCCAAGATTTTTTGAACGACGTCCAAGAATTATGTCAAGAAATGGCCCCAGAACCTAGTGTTGCTGCTATGTTAGCCCCATCACATCTCCGCGAGAAATGTAAACAGGAAGCAACAGATATGGTtgcgaaaaataatattgttaatgaCAAAGAACCTGGGAAAATGACACAATTAGTAACAGACTTAACAGCTCTTATGCTTCAAGTGAag AGTTTGTCGGATTCAGACCAAAATGCATACGAGCTAAAAGTGTTACAGGGCACTATGGAACAAATACGTTCAAAATTGAGTCCACAAAATCAACAAGTTTTTCAAAACTGCGTTGAAATACATATGCAGCATATACAATTAGGTCTTGGACAAAGAGGTGCTTTAACACCATTTATGGCTCAATGGGCttag
- the LOC144476589 gene encoding uncharacterized protein LOC144476589: MVSADNILSIDKSVGITKYCRDKERLITSDEIDEYLLINAEIDSMLLMECRFCNDKEEKQTKVWYYQDRYREIPEKVVELGMENNMSYNRIYTTPELSLVIKHFKATDGGIYLCHGEEGQEAEHKFNYRIEPVFKDHISIHTEQGNITEWEKYREIYLSAITTRFAVSQMSELVDIRDVGITLHVISEWTPWSSCEHCIGSRGYKSSIGKCRLKRLMNMTIANSSDSSIVKFFRKSPLLPCKSILLEREFPGVSTAVRSLPDFILKESCKKCAKGSKKKGRKFRYIKRFVLTEGAYLTVVCPESSLDTQVSWKKDSITLERGVRRSFRKLDPTAHVVVDAFGTLYLIDVSTDEGGNYTCSVDNVNMMQLKIVVVSNARLLTQEFLRHLGYLGFMFFLCSLCYCSGLVHTYRRRRQFQQQISVKQTKKEGAGEEGEALISNKD; encoded by the exons ATGG TTAGTGCCGATAACATTTTGTCGATCGATAAGTCCGTAGGTATTACTAAATACTGCAGGGATAAAGAAAGATTAATCACATCCGATGAAATCGATGAATATTTACTGATTAATGCTGAGATTGATTCAATGCTGCTGATGGAATGTCGTTTTtg CAACGACAAGGAAGAGAAACAAACAAAAGTTTGGTATTATCAGGACCGATATAGAGAAATTCCGGAGAAAGTGGTCGAATTAGGGATGGAGAATAATATGTCATATAACAGAATCTATACCACTCCCGAACTTTCATTGgtgattaaacattttaaagctACAGACGGTGGCATTTATTTATGCCACGGAGAGGAAGGTCAAGAAGCTGAGCACAAATTCAATTACAGAATCGAAC ccGTTTTCAAAGACCATATCTCTATTCACACGGAGCAAGGAAACATAACAGAATGGGAAAAATACCGCGAAATCTACCTGTCGGCGATTACCACACGGTTTGCT GTCTCTCAAATGTCGGAGTTGGTTGATATTCGAGACGTCGGAATCACGCTACATGTAATTTCTGAATGGACACCGTGGAGCTCGTGTGAGCATTGTATTGGCAGTCGTGGCTACAAATCGAGCATCGGAAAGTGTCGATTAAAGCGCTTAATGAATATG aCAATTGCAAATAGCAGCGATTCATCTATAGTCAAATTCTTCCGGAAATCTCCTTTGTTGCCTTGCAA GTCCATTTTGTTGGAACGTGAGTTCCCCGGCGTCAGTACAGCGGTACGATCTCTGCCAGACTTTATATTGAAGGAGTCATGCAAAAAGTGTGCAAAAGGTAGCAAGAAAAAAGGCAGAAAGTTCAGATACATCAAACGATTCGTGCTCACAGAAGGAGCTTATCTAACCGTCGTTTGTCCAga GTCGAGCTTGGATACGCAAGTATCATGGAAAAAGGATTCAATTACGTTGGAAAGAGGTGTCCGCCGATCTTTTCGCAAATTGGATCCGACCGCTCACGTGGTTGTCGACGCGTTCGGGACGCTTTATTTGATAG ATGTTTCCACCGACGAGGGAGGAAACTACACGTGCAGCGTCGATAATGTGAACATGATGCAACTGAAAATCGTTGTCGTTTCCAATGCTAGACTCTTGACGCAAG AGTTTTTGCGACACTTGGGTTACTTGGGATTCATGTTCTTCCTCTGTTCACTTTGCTATTGCAGCGGCTTGGTTCATACGTACCGCAGAAGACGCCAATTTCAACAACAAATTTCTGTCAAGCAAACAAAAAAGGAAGGAGCAGGAGAAGAGGGAGAAGcgttaatttctaataaagactga
- the Rtv gene encoding QVR superfamily protein rtv produces the protein MNRRTSVTLVLAIFNLVLLQRATGLLRRCVNCRSRGELGSCKDPFTMNSTEIELEKGVDSVLCASGWCGKIIERHGLNNEYGTATQRLCFQRGPDDGEERCAYTVWNYKKVYMCLCFGDLCNGTEKLGISNGLIITTLCVLFRWFI, from the exons ATGAATCGTAGGACAAGTGTTACCTTGGTGCTCGCAATCTTCAACCTGGTTCTACTTCAGAGAGCAACCG GCCTTCTCCGAAGATGCGTGAATTGTAGATCGAGAGGTGAATTGGGATCATGCAAAGATCCTTTCACTATGAACTCGACGGAGATTGAATTAGAAAAAGGTGTAGACTCTGTCCTATGTGCGTCTGGTTGGTGCGGGAAGATCATCGAGAGGCACGGCTTGAACAATG AATATGGCACCGCAACGCAAAGGCTTTGTTTTCAACGGGGCCCCGATGACGGGGAGGAGAGATGCGCTTACACCGTTTGGAATTACAAGAAAGTGTACATGTGCCTTTGTTTCGGCGATCTATGCAACGGAACGGAGAAATTGGGCATCTCGAACGGGTTGATTATCACGACATTGTGCGTACTATTTCGATGGTTCATCTGA
- the LOC144475831 gene encoding uncharacterized protein LOC144475831 isoform X1, with protein MMMKAAVFLVAIAVTRALPLSKVHVKFVSPPHIYEHGITTDGDRTIDQRSYISIGRRSTTGTAKQFGERIGASKNIIPVYIKPENAESLWPVGVFLPPVDINDLGYSSHESRRHMTPDFSNGLGYHDPYLLTGEKAMIAVKYLYGLGELFYDNIPHERALLRNQEERRQNGLHDHVLKSLRPTSAFYRKPRSTRDRFIY; from the exons ATGATG ATGAAAGCGGCGGTATTCCTAGTTGCGATAGCCGTAACTAgagctctccctctctcaaaGGTGCACGTGAAATTTGTTTCCCCTCCCCACATTTACGAGCACGGAATTACGACAGATG GGGATCGCACGATCGACCAAAGGTCATACATTTCCATCGGTAGGAGGAGTACCACTGGAACCGCGAAACAGTTTG GAGAACGTATCGGTGCGTCGAAGAATATTATACCTGTATACATTAAGCCGGAAAACGCTGAGTCCTTGTGGCCGGTGGGTGTGTTCCTGCCACCAGTGGATATTAATGATCTTGGATACAGTTCGCACGAATCGAGAAGGCATATGACCCCTGATTTCTCAAACGGACTTG GGTATCACGATCCATATCTATTGACGGGCGAGAAAGCGATGATAGCGGTGAAATATCTATACGGCCTAGGCGAACTGTTTTACGACAATATTCCACATGAAAGAGCACTGCTGAGGAACCAAGAAGAAAGAAGGCAAAATGGTCTTCATGATCACGTATTAAAGAGTTTGAGGCCTACGTCTGCATTCTACAGGAAACCTCGGTCAACTCGCGATcgctttatttattag
- the LOC144475831 gene encoding uncharacterized protein LOC144475831 isoform X2, with amino-acid sequence MKAAVFLVAIAVTRALPLSKVHVKFVSPPHIYEHGITTDGDRTIDQRSYISIGRRSTTGTAKQFGERIGASKNIIPVYIKPENAESLWPVGVFLPPVDINDLGYSSHESRRHMTPDFSNGLGYHDPYLLTGEKAMIAVKYLYGLGELFYDNIPHERALLRNQEERRQNGLHDHVLKSLRPTSAFYRKPRSTRDRFIY; translated from the exons ATGAAAGCGGCGGTATTCCTAGTTGCGATAGCCGTAACTAgagctctccctctctcaaaGGTGCACGTGAAATTTGTTTCCCCTCCCCACATTTACGAGCACGGAATTACGACAGATG GGGATCGCACGATCGACCAAAGGTCATACATTTCCATCGGTAGGAGGAGTACCACTGGAACCGCGAAACAGTTTG GAGAACGTATCGGTGCGTCGAAGAATATTATACCTGTATACATTAAGCCGGAAAACGCTGAGTCCTTGTGGCCGGTGGGTGTGTTCCTGCCACCAGTGGATATTAATGATCTTGGATACAGTTCGCACGAATCGAGAAGGCATATGACCCCTGATTTCTCAAACGGACTTG GGTATCACGATCCATATCTATTGACGGGCGAGAAAGCGATGATAGCGGTGAAATATCTATACGGCCTAGGCGAACTGTTTTACGACAATATTCCACATGAAAGAGCACTGCTGAGGAACCAAGAAGAAAGAAGGCAAAATGGTCTTCATGATCACGTATTAAAGAGTTTGAGGCCTACGTCTGCATTCTACAGGAAACCTCGGTCAACTCGCGATcgctttatttattag